The following proteins are co-located in the Sardina pilchardus chromosome 24, fSarPil1.1, whole genome shotgun sequence genome:
- the LOC134072920 gene encoding protein TsetseEP-like, with product MHVIGSDIKDLWLFCRIRNICFYRMGCASSNTAGQDLSSKEESNGSSKANGNGGISSEDKGKSDKTPENPKDSPKKDNLDTPAPNKSPPPKKEDVPKDEPDKNPPPKKEDVPKDAPDNPDKDNPSGPSTPPKGGVTNNPESQKDEQPKPSKDEQPKDPSKDEQPKPSKDEQPKPSKDEQPKDLSKDEQPKDPSKDEQPKEKPEGEEGPKEGS from the exons ATGCACGTTATCGGCTCGGACATTAAGGACCTCTGGCTTTTCTGTCGTATTCGGAATATATGTTTTTATAGAATGGGGTGTGCTTCTAGCAATACCGCAGGACAAGATCTAAGCTCAAAAGAGGAGAGTAATGGATCAAGTAAAG CAAATGGAAATGGTGGCATTTCTTCAGAGGACAAAGGGAAATCAGATAAAACACCAGAAAACCCTAAGGACAGCCCAAAGAAAGATAATCTTGACACCCCTGCCCCTAACAAAAGCCCACCACCGAAGAAGGAAGATGTCCCGAAGGATGAGCCTGACAAAAACCCACCACCGAAGAAGGAAGATGTCCCGAAGGATGCGCCTGACAACCCTGATAAGGATAACCCTTCTGGGCCATCCACCCCACCAAAAG GGGGGGTAACAAATAACCCTGAGTCCCAAAAAGATGAGCAACCAAAGCCCTCAAAAGATGAGCAACCAAAAGACCCCTCAAAAGATGAGCAACCAAAGCCCTCAAAAGATGAGCAACCAAAGCCCTCAAAAGATGAGCAACCAAAAGACCTCTCAAAAGATGAGCAACCAAAAGACCCCTCAAAAGATGAGCAACCAAAAGAAAAACCTGAAGGTGAAGAAG GTCCCAAGGAGGGATCGTAA
- the rpl30 gene encoding 60S ribosomal protein L30, which translates to MVATKKTKKSLESINSRLQLVMKSGKYVLGYRQSQKMIRQGKAKLVILANNCPALRKSEIEYYAMLAKTGVHHYSGNNIELGTACGRYYRVCTLAIIDPGDSDIIRSMPEQQQPGEK; encoded by the exons ATGGTGGCCACAAAGAAAACA aaAAAGTCCCTGGAGTCCATCAACTCCCGACTCCAGTTGGTGATGAAGAGCGGTAAATATGTGCTGGGATACAGACAGTCCCAGAAAATGATCCGTCAGGGCAAAGCCAAGCTGGTTATCCTAGCCAATAACTGCCCAGCTCTGAG AAAATCAGAGATTGAGTACTATGCCATGTTGGCCAAGACTGGTGTCCACCACTACAGTGGCAACAACATTGAGCTGGGGACAGCCTGTGGAAGATATTACAGAGTGTGCACACTGGCCATCATCGATCCCG GTGACTCTGACATCATCAGAAGCATGCCAGAGCAGCAACAACCAGGCGAGAAGTAA